The following proteins come from a genomic window of Oxyura jamaicensis isolate SHBP4307 breed ruddy duck chromosome 12, BPBGC_Ojam_1.0, whole genome shotgun sequence:
- the IL17RD gene encoding interleukin-17 receptor D isoform X1 has product MAPGPRLGALFTALLAGLAGAAPGPGGRRGSAEGSCGGRLIWHYFKENFVRRAYGEKTLPCSGHGLSPATKMNVLLNITFKYDNCTLYLNSLGKHVIGDVQNITISQYACYEQVAVTILWTANAIGIEYLKGFRVTLEELKSEGRQCQQMVLKDPKQLSPSFKRTGVESHPFLNLKFETDYFVKIVPFPSIKNESNYHPFFFRTRPCELLLQPENLVCKPYWKPRNLSITQQGFNVQVSFDHAPHNFGFRYYFLHYKLKHEGPFKQKTCKQEQNTDTTSCILQNVTPGDYIIELVDDTNTTRKTMHYALKPVHSPWAGPIRAIAITVPLVVISAFATLFTVMCRKKQQENIYSHLDEESSESSAYAAGLPVERLHPRPKVFICYSSKDCQKHINVIQCFAYFLQDFCGCEVALDLWEDLKICKEGQKEWLIKKINESQFIIIVCSKGMKYFVEKKNWKHRGVTKDTGQGELFLFAVLTVAEKLRQAKQNSNDLCKFIAVYFDYSCEGDIPGILDLSTKYKLMDNLPLLYSHLHSRDISVQDAKVFPVSVSERNYFRSKSGRSLYVAICNMHQFIDQEPDWFEKQFIPFLPPPLHYSEPVMEKFDSGLVLNDLMNKQVTDDDFYLKTDVNIISAGNSDSHCIIQHLNLGEDIETRDIQGGGSSVLQPLLHTVKTSNLKNVPRDSGIYDSSVPSSELSLPLMEGLLTDQTETSSITGSVSSSSGLGEEEPPVITSAKFLVPGICKAELHCHIHTDELQAVAPL; this is encoded by the exons GGCCTGTCACCAGCCACCAAGATGAATGTGCTACTCAATATCACCTTTAAATATGACA ACTGCACTCTTTATCTGAATTCATTGGGAAAACATGTGATCGGAGATGTGCAGAATATAACAATTAGTCAGTATGCATGTTACGAACAGGTTGCAGTAACAATACTTTGGACAGCAAATGCCATTG GGATTGAATACCTGAAAGGATTTCGAGTCACCCTCGAGGAGTTAAAATCTGAAGGAAGACAATGTCAGCAGATGGTTTTAAAAGATCCGAAGCAGCTCAGCCCAAGTTTTAAACGAACA GGAGTGGAATCTCATCCCTTCCTAAATCTGAAGTTTGAAACAGATTACTTTGTAAAGattgttccttttccttccattaaaaatgaaagtaattatCACCCATTTTTCTTCCGGACTCGAC cATGTGAGTTGTTGCTACAGCCAGAAAACCTTGTCTGCAAACCTT ACTGGAAGCCAAGAAATCTGAGTATTACCCAGCAGGGTTTTAACGTGCAAGTGTCTTTTGATCATGCTCCTCACAACTTTGGGTTTAGATACTACTTTCTTCACTACAAACTTAAGCATGAAGGACCATTTAAGCAGAAGACCTGCAAACAG GAGCAAAACACAGATACTACCAGTTGTATTCTTCAGAACGTAACTCCAGGGGACTATATAATTGAG ctGGTTGATGACACTAACACAACAAGGAAAACAATGCACTATGCACTAAAAccag tacaTTCTCCGTGGGCTGGACCAATAAGAGCTATTGCCATTACAGTCCCTTTAGTTGTCATTTCAGCATTTGCAACACTTTTCACAGTGATGTGCCGCAAGAAGCAGCAAG aaaatatatattcccaTCTAGATGAGGAGAGTTCAGAATCTTCAGCATATGCTGCAGGTCTCCCTGTGGAAAGACTTCATCCCCGGCCAAAAGTGTTCATCTGCTATTCCAGTAAAGATTGCCAGAAACACATTAATGTCATCCAGtgctttgcttattttcttcaggaCTTTTGTGGCTGTGAG gtGGCTCTAGATTTATGGGAAGATCTAAAAATTTGTAAAGAAGGTCAGAAAGAGTGgcttataaagaaaataaatgagtctCAGTTTATCATCATTGTGTGTTCCAAGGGAATGAAATACTTTgttgaaaaaaagaactggaaacaCAGAGGTGTAACCAAAGACACAGGACAAGGAGAACtctttctgtttgctgtgttgACTGTTGCAGAGAAGCTTCGTCAGGCAAAGCAGAATTCAAATGACCTCTGCAAATTCATTGCAGTCTATTTTGATTACTCCTGTGAAGGAGACATCCCTGGTATTCTGGATCTGAGTACAAAATATAAACTCATGGACAATCTCCCTCTGCTTTATTCACATTTACATTCCAGAGACATTAGTGTTCAGGATGCAAAGGTGTTTCCTGTTAGTGTTAGTGAAAGGAATTATTTCAGGAGCAAATCTGGTAGGTCCCTTTATGTTGCCATTTGCAATATGCATCAGTTCATTGATCAGGAGCCGGATTGGTTTGAGAAACAATTTATTCCCTTCCTTCCACCTCCTTTACATTACTCGGAGCCTGTCATGGAAAAATTTGACTCAGGCTTGGTTTTAAATGACTTAATGAATAAACAGGTGACGGATGATGATTTTTACCTCAAAACAGatgtaaatattatttcagctggaaattCAGACTCTCATTGTATAATTCAGCACTTAAACCTTGGAGAAGATATAGAAACTCGGGACATTCAGGGTGGTGGCAGCTCTGTTCTTCAGCCATTGTTACATACTGTTAAAACTTCAAATCTGAAAAATGTGCCTCGAGATTCTGGAATCTATGATTCATCTGTTCCTTCATCTGAACTATCTTTACCCTTAATGGAAGGACTACTGACAGACCAAACTGAAACATCTTCTATTACAGGAAGTGTTTCTTCTTCATCAGGATTAG ggGAAGAAGAACCTCCTGTAATCACTTCTGCAAAGTTCTTAGTGCCTGGAATATGTAAAGCAGAACTTCATTGCCATATCCATACTGATGAACTGCAGGCAGTTGCCCCTTTGTAA
- the IL17RD gene encoding interleukin-17 receptor D isoform X2 encodes MAPGPRLGALFTALLAGLAGAAPGPGGRRGSAEGSCGGRGLSPATKMNVLLNITFKYDNCTLYLNSLGKHVIGDVQNITISQYACYEQVAVTILWTANAIGIEYLKGFRVTLEELKSEGRQCQQMVLKDPKQLSPSFKRTGVESHPFLNLKFETDYFVKIVPFPSIKNESNYHPFFFRTRPCELLLQPENLVCKPYWKPRNLSITQQGFNVQVSFDHAPHNFGFRYYFLHYKLKHEGPFKQKTCKQEQNTDTTSCILQNVTPGDYIIELVDDTNTTRKTMHYALKPVHSPWAGPIRAIAITVPLVVISAFATLFTVMCRKKQQENIYSHLDEESSESSAYAAGLPVERLHPRPKVFICYSSKDCQKHINVIQCFAYFLQDFCGCEVALDLWEDLKICKEGQKEWLIKKINESQFIIIVCSKGMKYFVEKKNWKHRGVTKDTGQGELFLFAVLTVAEKLRQAKQNSNDLCKFIAVYFDYSCEGDIPGILDLSTKYKLMDNLPLLYSHLHSRDISVQDAKVFPVSVSERNYFRSKSGRSLYVAICNMHQFIDQEPDWFEKQFIPFLPPPLHYSEPVMEKFDSGLVLNDLMNKQVTDDDFYLKTDVNIISAGNSDSHCIIQHLNLGEDIETRDIQGGGSSVLQPLLHTVKTSNLKNVPRDSGIYDSSVPSSELSLPLMEGLLTDQTETSSITGSVSSSSGLGEEEPPVITSAKFLVPGICKAELHCHIHTDELQAVAPL; translated from the exons GGCCTGTCACCAGCCACCAAGATGAATGTGCTACTCAATATCACCTTTAAATATGACA ACTGCACTCTTTATCTGAATTCATTGGGAAAACATGTGATCGGAGATGTGCAGAATATAACAATTAGTCAGTATGCATGTTACGAACAGGTTGCAGTAACAATACTTTGGACAGCAAATGCCATTG GGATTGAATACCTGAAAGGATTTCGAGTCACCCTCGAGGAGTTAAAATCTGAAGGAAGACAATGTCAGCAGATGGTTTTAAAAGATCCGAAGCAGCTCAGCCCAAGTTTTAAACGAACA GGAGTGGAATCTCATCCCTTCCTAAATCTGAAGTTTGAAACAGATTACTTTGTAAAGattgttccttttccttccattaaaaatgaaagtaattatCACCCATTTTTCTTCCGGACTCGAC cATGTGAGTTGTTGCTACAGCCAGAAAACCTTGTCTGCAAACCTT ACTGGAAGCCAAGAAATCTGAGTATTACCCAGCAGGGTTTTAACGTGCAAGTGTCTTTTGATCATGCTCCTCACAACTTTGGGTTTAGATACTACTTTCTTCACTACAAACTTAAGCATGAAGGACCATTTAAGCAGAAGACCTGCAAACAG GAGCAAAACACAGATACTACCAGTTGTATTCTTCAGAACGTAACTCCAGGGGACTATATAATTGAG ctGGTTGATGACACTAACACAACAAGGAAAACAATGCACTATGCACTAAAAccag tacaTTCTCCGTGGGCTGGACCAATAAGAGCTATTGCCATTACAGTCCCTTTAGTTGTCATTTCAGCATTTGCAACACTTTTCACAGTGATGTGCCGCAAGAAGCAGCAAG aaaatatatattcccaTCTAGATGAGGAGAGTTCAGAATCTTCAGCATATGCTGCAGGTCTCCCTGTGGAAAGACTTCATCCCCGGCCAAAAGTGTTCATCTGCTATTCCAGTAAAGATTGCCAGAAACACATTAATGTCATCCAGtgctttgcttattttcttcaggaCTTTTGTGGCTGTGAG gtGGCTCTAGATTTATGGGAAGATCTAAAAATTTGTAAAGAAGGTCAGAAAGAGTGgcttataaagaaaataaatgagtctCAGTTTATCATCATTGTGTGTTCCAAGGGAATGAAATACTTTgttgaaaaaaagaactggaaacaCAGAGGTGTAACCAAAGACACAGGACAAGGAGAACtctttctgtttgctgtgttgACTGTTGCAGAGAAGCTTCGTCAGGCAAAGCAGAATTCAAATGACCTCTGCAAATTCATTGCAGTCTATTTTGATTACTCCTGTGAAGGAGACATCCCTGGTATTCTGGATCTGAGTACAAAATATAAACTCATGGACAATCTCCCTCTGCTTTATTCACATTTACATTCCAGAGACATTAGTGTTCAGGATGCAAAGGTGTTTCCTGTTAGTGTTAGTGAAAGGAATTATTTCAGGAGCAAATCTGGTAGGTCCCTTTATGTTGCCATTTGCAATATGCATCAGTTCATTGATCAGGAGCCGGATTGGTTTGAGAAACAATTTATTCCCTTCCTTCCACCTCCTTTACATTACTCGGAGCCTGTCATGGAAAAATTTGACTCAGGCTTGGTTTTAAATGACTTAATGAATAAACAGGTGACGGATGATGATTTTTACCTCAAAACAGatgtaaatattatttcagctggaaattCAGACTCTCATTGTATAATTCAGCACTTAAACCTTGGAGAAGATATAGAAACTCGGGACATTCAGGGTGGTGGCAGCTCTGTTCTTCAGCCATTGTTACATACTGTTAAAACTTCAAATCTGAAAAATGTGCCTCGAGATTCTGGAATCTATGATTCATCTGTTCCTTCATCTGAACTATCTTTACCCTTAATGGAAGGACTACTGACAGACCAAACTGAAACATCTTCTATTACAGGAAGTGTTTCTTCTTCATCAGGATTAG ggGAAGAAGAACCTCCTGTAATCACTTCTGCAAAGTTCTTAGTGCCTGGAATATGTAAAGCAGAACTTCATTGCCATATCCATACTGATGAACTGCAGGCAGTTGCCCCTTTGTAA